DNA from Pichia kudriavzevii chromosome 5, complete sequence:
GCTATACTTGGAAATCACGACCATGAAGGGTCTTTGACTAAATCAGAAATTAtggaattgtttgaaaagtttgagTATTCATTAACCAAGTCTACTCCAGATCTAAATTATCTTATCAATATAGGTGATCCGGAGAGGCCAGATGTGACCCTATATATGTTGGAGGCAGCTAATATACGGAACCCAAAGCAGCTAGTGAAAAACTTCACTCCGCAAGGAGATTTTATAAGAAACCACCATTCGGAGGCAGAATTCAAAATGGGTGTTTTCCACATACCGACAAAGGAGTTTCAAGATGTTCGTTTTAGAGATCCAAATTCATATTTGGGCTCTTATAGAGAGTGGGTTATGGCAAGAAATATGGAGGAAGGGTTGTTTCAAGCATTAAATGAAGAAGGCGTCAAACTAATTACAATTGGACATGACCATGTCAAcgatttttgttttgaaaatcaaggTATTAATTTGTGTTATGGTGGTGCAAGCGGTTATGGAGGATATGCGGGGTTTGGAGGCTATGAACGTAGGATTCGTTTGTTTGAGTTTGATACACAGAAAAAAGAGGTTTCAACATGGAAAAGAGTCCATCATGATATCGACAAGATTGTCGATTTCGAAACTTTTGCCTATTAGTAACTTATATATTCACTATATGCCCCCTTACCCCTAGCACTTTAAGGGAATTTATTCAGACATACTTGTGTACTTTTTTTCCTGCTGTTCCGGCCCttcaaaacaacagaaaGCAGGTGGTGTTGAGCAAATGTCTCGTTCTGCTTTTCCCCTCGCTCGGCCAACAATTTGCTAGAGTGGGGGCGCCAAGGGACGCATCTTGGTATGCAGCGGCATTGCTATTGACGTAACGAGGTTCGAGCCTTAAAATAATAATTCAGGGGCCTGTAACCGGTCCGTTGTGTACTGCATCCAATCCCCCTGTGTCCCACAGAAACCGTCAGGCGTCCTAGACGCAAGTACATGCTTCTCCGCCCGGCTCGGTGAAAGGCGCATACATTATCAAGCACAAGATGCCGAGAGGGTAAAAATCCCGTGTCCAATCTGGTTCTCCTGAAAAAAAGCTCCATGGAGAGAGAATATATGCAGCTGTGGAAAACAGTTTCTCTGCAAGGTCTTTGCCAATGAATGCATCTTACTGTGGCTTCTAGAATGGAAAGTGAAGGCTAAATCATTCCCAAAACATTTGACGTCAGTATTGTATGGTCCTCACATATAAGTTGCATACTATCCGTATGACGTAGGCAGAGCTAACCGCAGCTTCTGACATGACTTTATGTATTGCGGTTTAAGTGCTTGATATTGTCCTGACGCATTGAGAATAAATCACTCGGCAATTCCGAttccaaaaatttgatgattatACAAGCAcccatttttgaaaaccaGAGAAATgtagaaaaatcaaaaaaaaagttaagCCCGATGCGTGGCTCGAACCCGCAGCCTTTTGATTGCACTTCTTTATAAGAAGAAAGTCTTAAGAGTCAAACGCTCTACCGATTGAGCTAACCAGGCTTAAAATGTTCCGATACCGGGAGTCGAACCCGGGTCTGCCCGGTGAAAGCGGACCGTGATAGCCGTTACACTATATCGgaaattgttgagaaatttaTATGAAGTTTTTCTAGATTGATGTCGTTTTGCTCCAAGACTATCTTGAAATTGGCCATGCAAGTAGAATAATCCAGCTGTTTTTTTAGTGTCTAGATTAGTCCTTTTAGAAAACAAATCGATTCTTAAAGTTGTATGATGTTAAAATTTTTCTTaaattttgcaaatttttattacttctttttctaaagCTTAACTCCgttcaataaaataaacatGGGACTCACTAAATATATATAGAGTAACAAATATATTGGAAGATTAAAAAGATGTTTTTCcccaaacaaaaataacaaataGTGATATTCGAATTGTTCTCAATCTTGCGttaatattcaaatctttATAGTGTTTATGGCATAAAATTATTGTCATTATCAAAAGTACATACAGATAGATGCACCCATATCTTGTGTATAACGGTAGGAATAGACTAGTAACTATACAACCAGTGCAGATGAGCCCAACGAGCTGGGGCCGTAATGACTTTTTTACACCTAGAAAATGTATATATAGTACAAGCTagcaaataaaaacttttaAACTACAGTACTTTGCTTGGTTTGCATTGATTTAAATGATTTTGGCTAATGAGAAAGCATTTTTGCTCAATTTGTCACTGTTTAGTTTTCCACTTCTCGTAGTTAAGAGATGGCATAAGGCTCATTTCAGGACATTATAAGgatttgaaagttttaATGTTCTGCTCTCAACGATTTCTTATGAAATTCTACGGACGCACATACCTTATAATTACGAAATGGCTGCTTGCAATGAGTCGTTTCTACAGGTATCATTTCTGCCTTAAAAGACAGATATTTGAATGCTTCTAATTGGGTCCTTAAGAAACGAGTTCTGTAGAATGCCCCTTCAAACCGGATTTGAGGCACATCAGATCCTGATATTTACAAAATCATGAGCTGGAAAAAGTTCACAGCAAGAACTAATAGGTCTaccaagagaaaaagataaaccAATAAAAGTACAAAACGAAAAAAGTTAAACTTATAGCATGGAAGTATGCTcctagaaaaaaaacagaaagGCCtagtttgattttataGAGACAGTACCAGATTCACCCAGACATACTCTAGTTTTTGGCCTTACCAACAGTACcataaaaaaatacttttcTAAGTGAATTCTGTATTGAGCATAAATGCACACtactttgaaatcttttTCAGTGGCGAAGATACAAAATGCTGTTTCCGCTGTCTCTGCACTTACTTCTCTTCAACTGTACATCTTTGACAGTGCTAGAGCCACTataaaaaaaccaaaattagcttgaatgttttttttttttttttgcagcACTGCTTTACAACTCAACACTTTGCTTATGAATAACCGAATCACAGTGTAAAACTACTAGTTTTTTTATAATAATTGAAACGCTTGATAGTTATACTCTAATTGTAGgaggaaaataaaaaaaatgctgttttcaaattcaaagtaAATAATGTGGTTTGTGTTTACTGTGGTTAACTTGGTAATTTGTTATACTCTTTAAATGACCTTTAGTTTTTTATAGACTCTCAGACCATACTTCTAAAAAGAACTGGAAGCTATGCTTGTGTATAAAACTATCTTATAAATCTCATGGGGCGTAGTTTTATTGAAATAAATATCTCTTGTTATTCTCAAATcgtgtttgttgtttgatatTTGCGCTTCATTGTAGCCAGAGTTACAGATGGCTGATAATTTTGTAATAAATAGAGAAGACTGAGTTTAGGTTGTCTAATGTCCGGTAACACTGGTTCAAAGGCAAAATCTAagaagtttcttttttgtcCTTTTGTCGGTAAACTTATTCTGATTTTAGGATCTACGGTGTTGAATATGGTTGTTTTTGTCGTACTGTTGTATGGCATTAGTTGCTACTAATATAGAATACAGGTAAACAGGGTATCTAAAAGATGGACCAAAAAGCTGTTAATTATTTTACATGTGCAAAGAACCAACAATTAACGAAATTCAACAGAGAGCCACTATAGATTTGTTAAATTAGTTATACTGCACTCGCAGTGAATATACAAGTTGCCTTAACTTGGTGGAAGGATTGTTAGCACTGGGGTAAAGCTTTCGTTACTGTTAACACtcaaaaactaaaaatGTTGAGGCTGTTCAGATGCAGCCCCCGAATGCGTAATTATAATTCTTAGAAGTCATTAGACAATTAGTCCAACAACTAAGTGTTACAAAATATTGTTTACATACAATACCAATATCAAACATCGCTTGATCATATTGTCGGTCAGAGGAATTCACATCCAATTTTAGTTTTGTATTGCTAATCCCCGATCTATTAAACTACatattgaaataaaaatccAGAGAAAATTGTCATAATATAGTTATTGATGCCATCCTGGCGCTTGAACaatttgcttttttttgatgagaAAACACTTAAAAGATTTATAAAAATACTTTAAACACTTTATAGACATAACAAATTTGTTGTACATATAGAAAAGCATGATAACAATGCTTGGGAAAATACAttagataaaaaaataagataCAATTTGCAATAATGCTCTAATTTACCATGACTTGTTGTTATAACCTGAACCTGAGTTATATCCTAAGTTATAATTGCCagtattattattattgtgatgatgatgattttgattttgactGTGGCTAtagttattgttattgttattgtgGTTATGGTGATAGTAATggttattattgttgttatgATGGCGACGATGTCCATTGTTGTGGTTGTTAGGCTGTTCTAAACTCTCTAAGCTAAAATTTTCCCCCAAATTAGCATTCAGAATAGCTGCATTACCACCTCTACTGAttagttttgataaaatccTTCTACCATGAGGAGTATTTCTTACATCACTCAAATATGGTTTCAGTTGCTCActcaattctttgaagCTCGAATCATCTGCAACATCCAGAGAAGTTTGTAAGACATAATTACCATATGCATCATGTAATAATAACTTCAAACTTTCTGGGTGACTTAGAAGCTGTTTAATTAAGATTGGAGACAAAGTTGGTATTCtcaatgatttttcaataacattgGATCCAAATTTATGAGTAGAGAGTTTAGTCAAGTTGTTAgctaaagaagaaataatcAAGTCAATCGACTTTGAAGTGTCTGGGATTTTAGTGGCTGATGAAGGGTCGTTCTGAAGTCTTAATCTGTTTTCTTCCATACTTAAAACATACTGAACAACATAATTACCATAAGGATCGATACTCAATTCGACAGCATTTTCACCAACTTTCAATGATAGTTGTTCACATTGTTTAGGAGTTCCGTGGTCAAAACATCTTTGTAAAACACAGCATCCATGTCTATGTTTGGCAATTTTAACACAATTCTCACATGCAGCTTCGAATATAAAATCACAATAATTTGGAGGAAGTTTTTGTAAACATTTTTGGATAACATGATTACCATTCAAATCCCTTGACAATAAAACAACATAGGAAGACAAAGAGTTAATGATAATTTTATATTCAGTTTCGGTCGAGATACACTCGACTAATTTCTGTAATGCTCTGGTACCATGCGGGTCTAATGCGATTCTAACAAACTGGCTCGACGCATTTCTAACCAATGTAGTTCTTTGACTCTCATCAACTCTCTCAAGCAACTTTTGAATTAAATAATTACCAAATGGATCAATCATTAGTTCAATAACATTCAGTtgaatttcattgaatatCTTGGTGGCTGCAAGTTCGCTGTTTAATTCCAGCTGTCTCTGTAAAAATCTGCAGCCGTGCTGATCCTTACACAAGTAATATatttcattgataaaatcattTAAAGTTGCGTTGACAAACCTAGCGGCATCCTCACCTCTTTTGTTATTGGATGAATGCTTTCTATGGACATTAGCAGTAGAGTTTATGCCCAGGTTACTGCGATGTGATAATAAATTAccgttgttgttgttgttgttgctgctgttgttgttgttaacGTTGTTACCCTTAGTGTTGGCTGCACCATTGTTTGGAGTGGTACCACTAAAGTTAGGTTCAATGCCACTTGGTCTGATAATGTTTGGATTAGTACCATTTTCAAACGAATAATTCTGTTGTAAGATGTGCTGTGGATAGCCATTATTGATAACTTGTTGAGGGAATCCAGCGTTAAATAAATTCAAAGCAGGCTGATTTGGATTCATTAATCCGGTTGGTAATCCATTCAACGGAGGAGTAGAAGTATTATTTGGAAACCCAAACTGATTCGGCATACAATTACTGAATATCGATGAAGGGTCATTAGGGTTCAAGATTCCTGGTGCAATACCCATACCCAGAGCTTCATTGCCCATCGATTGGGCGTTTAACTGGTTGATTCCTTGATTGTTTGGCGATGCAAGATTATAATTCAATCTTCTAGAGGTCTCACCTAGGACAGGCGTGGTAAAAGTGGCAGTTCTGGTCTTATTTGGTGATAAAACCGAGGAGTTTGGAGTATTTGTAATTGGTTGTTCAAACAAATAGGAGTCAGGTAAAATGAATGAATTTCTATTTgcattattttcatcagcAATTCTCATTGCGCTTGTATTACCATTATTAAACGAAGAGTCATAATTTTCATCCTTCAATGACGAGTTACCTGAAGCGGATGATGCAGTATGTTGGTGTTTAGATGTGGACGAAATATGGCCAACATTAACAGGTAAATCTTGCATAACAGAGAAGCCGTTGTAGGAATTCGAGGATGGATTAGTTGGATTCGATGTCCAATTAATTGGGGGAGTATTGGTAGTATTAGTATTAGTAGAGGTAGCAGTAGCAGTAGTAGGGGCCGTagcatttttgaaaatagtaTTTTCGTCCAAATTGAGAGAACTCAAAACGTTAGGCAATGTGTTGAAATTAACATCAGTGACTGGAATTGAACTTGAGCTTGGGGCAACAATACTTGAAGTTGAATTGGATTGCCTGCTTGTGGTGTTTCCAACAGAGGAATTGTTCCCATGGTAATCACCAATGGGAGGAGTGGTATTAGTTGTTAAATTTGCATTGACATTAATTTGGGATAAagaatcttcaaatgaAGAGATAGTTGTTTGATCGGACATTCTTTCTTactttttttggttttttttttctgataGATTTTTATGAaatgactttttttttctattattgACTTAAGATGCAAGGGAAGGTAGTTGTGTTGTTATAAGCAAAAATTTAATAcacaatattttgatttgttgttATGTGACAGCGTAAATTAGGAAAATCGATAAACCAGTGATAAGAATACAAGTGAGTTAACTATCGTATTGTGGAATagatgatatttttcacttcttttttcttcttctgtaCAGTAGGatcaaaagagaaacaaatcGGTGAAATGCAGGGTGATTGGCGATTGATGGGAAACAGTAATGTACAAACTCctaaaagaacaagaacaaatagatacttctatttttattttttattttttgggTATGTTCAAATGAAGTGGATGaaatgattttctttttctccaacttgACAAATTGACAAGTtgacaaaatcaatcaaaatgGTCTCGAGAGTCAAAAATGCGAGTGTAAAGTATTAGAGTTGATTCTGAATGGAAAGAACCAAAAGTCCCTCTTAGGATTCCTGAACAGAGTGATTGTACTTCTAGGATAgccgttttttttttccaaaaagCCTGGAATGATAGAGATTGGCATATGCGTATTGAGAAATTTAAATGTCGAGACTGAAGGGGGAATAGAAAGGCGAGGAAAATCAGAATgagtggaaaaaaaaacacacccgaaatgagaaaaaaaccaatatggaaaaatatttatattaACAGCAGGGAAGCTTCCAAATTAAGCAAGACAAAACACGGAATGCCAAACAAGGGCCCGAGTTTGTTATTATTTCGGACATTGTATTAGAAGGCTCCTGTTGCCAACATGTGGAAGACAAACAGATGAAACcggaggaggaggaggaggaggaagaggaggagggGGAAAAGGAGTGGGCTCGACTAAAGTAAACATGTGTAAATCATTGTAAAAATAATTGATTCGGCCATTGCAACGTGAACTATCCAGAATACAACCTAATATTGAGTTCAGAAAAGAGggttgttttttttttggtcaAAACGTAATGTTAGTAATCGAGACTTATTGAGGCAAGATTTTCGTGATAACGAAGGTAATGGGGGTTGTTGGACCTTAATGTCCGACCTTGGAATTGTAGATTCAACCACATACATCACCAGGAAaaaaccagaaaaaaaagtgcTTAAAATAGCATGGATTTGACCAGAGTTTTCAGGATTGACCCGACTGGAACACCAGCAGAAGAGAAGAgaggagagagagagaagaagaagggtTCCTACCAAAACGAGGAGAAGAGGAGGACTTGGCAAAGACCAGCGTAGATTAACcagagaaagagagaaaagaatGCAAGTTGAgacaagaaggaggaaaGACAAGCGAGACATTTGGCCATATGTTTGCGAGGAGAGAAGAACCAAGAGATTCCAAGGTGATGAACATGGTAATGGGTTGAGAGACAGTTTTCCATTGACGATGATTGATGGTCAAGTGAAGGCGGATAATCACTTGGATCAAATTTGGAGTAACTGTGAAATTTATTTCGACATACCtttaaaaaagaagaataaagCAGAAATATTGGAGTATGATTATTCCAACTTCTTTGACTGATGAATGGAGATGGACTGTGATTTAGGCAGGAGATGGTTTAGATACGAAATAGAGTGAGGGCAACTGTTGGGAAAACGGCAACTAGAATGGGCAGAATGCACCAGGGGGATCGAGTGAGAAAACGAGTGGTTGGAATTTGAGGCCCGGATTTCACCAACCGAGAAGGGTCGACGACGCAGATGTAAATGCCCACAGAGAAAGATAGAGCAGGCATAACATGGAGGATGTTGATATCCATCTCTGCAGAGGATACATACTGGTGGGGAGGAGAGGACGGTTGACAGAGGGGGCGGCAAGAGTTTGTGCTGTGCCGTGGGGGgaaaggggggggggggtgAAATGGCGACGTGGGGTCGGGAGAAGGACAACAAGTACGTGAATTACATTGGTACATTTGACAGACGGCAGTGGGGACAACGACGACGGGGGACAACGACCGATGACAACAACGACCGGGGGACAAGTGGTTACAATATCCTTTGTGTCTGGCGGTGGCGGGAAGGACTGCGCGTAGGAGGGTTCGGTGTACAAGCTGGGCGTagagggggggggggtaTAGGCCTGTATCACGGGGCGATGTGTGTACCTTGTACGGGGGAAGAGACCAGAGGGAAAAGCATAGAGGGGACTCTACAGAGGGTCAAATCCTGTCTTGCCAGTCTCTCAAGGTCTTGATGAGGTTATTCTTGAGTAGATTCAATAAgtgaggaaaaaaaaaagaggtgTGTATTAGTGCAGACAAGTTCACAGTTGGAATCTTCTGACGTGGAAAGCGCAAGGCAATGCAGAGAAAACAGCTGTTTCAAAGAACATCTGGACACCGCGCATATACTCACACGTATATGGTTGTACAATGTATGGTTGTATAGTTGTATAATGTATGGTTGTATAAATTATACAATGTACACTTATATATTGTACAATCTATAACTGCAGGAAGAACATAGACATAAATTACCACCATTTTACAAATCTCTTGGAGGCTCAGCTCAGAATTATTAATTCTCCGACACTTGGACTAAAATGTAAAGAAGGACGAGCTGCGCCGATCGTCGCTTCTGGCCGTTTTTTTGCGGAGTTGGGTTCGGAGTTTTAGCGCGGCACTGCTACCCCGCACAAATTGCCTCTCTGAGACAGACAGACAAGGGGGGCTCAGCGGGTGCATGCAGAAAACACCGTTTGAACCGCAGCCCGTCGGGCCCGGAGAAACGCGCGTGCCGTCCAGAGACGGAGAAGTGAAAACAAGTAAGGagtgaaaaagaaaaaaaagaagaaaaaaagaagaaaaaaaaaagaaaaaaaatctcaaatTAGTTTTCGCGCGTCACGTGACCGGGCCTCGTTTCTTTTCCCGCGTCTTCCTTAAATGGTGGGACGTCTTAAACAGGAGTATAGTATTACTGCTACAGTTTAGATGTACCGGTACACAACTGCGGCAACTTCTGGATTGACATAGACGTTGTTGTGCATACCAAAATCTTTATAGATACATTGGAATTGGTATAATCCATTGGCCTTCAGCCAGTCTCGGAATTCATCGGCCTGTTTAAAACTTAACAACTCATCCCTAGAGCTATGAATAATGAGAATATCTTGTAATTGTTGCCATTTCTGTAAAACTAAAGGGGAAATACAAACACAACCTTGGGTAATTGAGTTGCAcctctttgaattttcaataCTTCCAAACTCCtctaaaatgaaaaattcatattCCGGATATTCACTTAGCATCGACTCCACATTGTATATTCCGTCCAAAAAAACGGCTCTTGATATCAAGGGAAGGAGACCAATGTCATTGCCACACCTCACAGAGTCGATTTCGAGGATTTGTGTGATTATAGTGCACCCCACCGAATGTCCAACTATGGTGAA
Protein-coding regions in this window:
- a CDS encoding uncharacterized protein (PKUD0E04960; similar to Saccharomyces cerevisiae YDR428C (BNA7); ancestral locus Anc_5.535), with product MLAVETEILSYGEHTQRERIKRYLIPGERPIYRGVIAIHGGAWRDPNNTCSDFDEYVQKWAEMNDIEEGRKRGLGMVVYSVDYKLSCERGVFPQIVFDIMGALEVIKGDSRQFWAEEEDGGNVSSYNDNDNNNDNDNNNNNECHGDPQSKELDFTIVGHSVGCTIITQILEIDSVRCGNDIGLLPLISRAVFLDGIYNVESMLSEYPEYEFFILEEFGSIENSKRCNSITQGCVCISPLVLQKWQQLQDILIIHSSRDELLSFKQADEFRDWLKANGLYQFQCIYKDFGMHNNVYVNPEVAAVVYRYI
- a CDS encoding uncharacterized protein (PKUD0E04950; similar to Saccharomyces cerevisiae YGL014W (PUF4); ancestral locus Anc_4.114), whose protein sequence is MSDQTTISSFEDSLSQINVNANLTTNTTPPIGDYHGNNSSVGNTTSRQSNSTSSIVAPSSSSIPVTDVNFNTLPNVLSSLNLDENTIFKNATAPTTATATSTNTNTTNTPPINWTSNPTNPSSNSYNGFSVMQDLPVNVGHISSTSKHQHTASSASGNSSLKDENYDSSFNNGNTSAMRIADENNANRNSFILPDSYLFEQPITNTPNSSVLSPNKTRTATFTTPVLGETSRRLNYNLASPNNQGINQLNAQSMGNEALGMGIAPGILNPNDPSSIFSNCMPNQFGFPNNTSTPPLNGLPTGLMNPNQPALNLFNAGFPQQVINNGYPQHILQQNYSFENGTNPNIIRPSGIEPNFSGTTPNNGAANTKGNNVNNNNSSNNNNNNGNLLSHRSNLGINSTANVHRKHSSNNKRGEDAARFVNATLNDFINEIYYLCKDQHGCRFLQRQLELNSELAATKIFNEIQLNVIELMIDPFGNYLIQKLLERVDESQRTTLVRNASSQFVRIALDPHGTRALQKLVECISTETEYKIIINSLSSYVVLLSRDLNGNHVIQKCLQKLPPNYCDFIFEAACENCVKIAKHRHGCCVLQRCFDHGTPKQCEQLSLKVGENAVELSIDPYGNYVVQYVLSMEENRLRLQNDPSSATKIPDTSKSIDLIISSLANNLTKLSTHKFGSNVIEKSLRIPTLSPILIKQLLSHPESLKLLLHDAYGNYVLQTSLDVADDSSFKELSEQLKPYLSDVRNTPHGRRILSKLISRGGNAAILNANLGENFSLESLEQPNNHNNGHRRHHNNNNNHYYHHNHNNNNNNYSHSQNQNHHHHNNNNTGNYNLGYNSGSGYNNKSW